The genomic DNA TATCGATTGCCCAGCCTTGCAGCACGTCCCCCTGCAGGCCAATGATGGCCCCGGTGTAACCGTTAAGTTGGACGGGTTGCTGGCCCGCCTGGGGCTTTTCCAAGAGGTCTTGAGTCATCAGGCTTGGCTCAGTGAAAAGGGTAGGGAGGTGGTTGGGCTCGCCCCGGCTTCGGCGGCCAGCGGGCTTGGGCTCGCAAACAGCGGGGCGGCCAGTTCGTCGGCCAGCAGCGCTGCCTGCCAGTCGGCGCCGGGGGCGTCATCCAGGCTTAGCACGCCGCCACAGCCTGCAGCTACGGCGCGTTCGGCCAGGCTGAAACCGTGCAGGCCCGGCAGCCGGTAGACGGCGCCCGTAGCCTGGAGTGCCTTAAGCCAAGGGCTGTCGTCTTTGGCCAGTAGTACGAGCGGCAACTGGTCGCTGATGATCTGCCGTGCCAGGGCCAGCCAGCGTTGGGCAATTGCTGGGTTGCTCAGGCTGTCGCCAATCAGCAGCACGCGTGGCGTATCTGCCGAGACTGGTGGGTGTTCGGTAGGGCCTGGCAATACGAGGTTCGCCTTGGGTAGGGCCCTGGCGTAGTCGCGGTGCAAGGTTTGCCATGGCAGTTGTACGCTTGTGGCATTGTGAGCGAAGTGCTGCCAGTCGAACGCTTCATCCTGGCTCAGCAGCCGGCTATCGCGGCAGATGATGCTGTAGGGCATGCCCAGAAGGGCAGGCAGCTCGCACAGGGTAACGGGGCAGCGCGCCAGTTGCTGGTAAGCGATACCGTTCAGCGGCAGCAGGCGCAGTGCCTCGACCAACTGGGGGTATTCGCCCGGCAGTTCGAAGTCGAGGGTCAAGGGCAGTGGCTGCAGTGGGGCTTGCAGGGTCGCCCAGGTGCGATGGTGCTCATGGCGCCAGGCGAGGTTGAATGCCGCGTCGCTGTGTGAGCCGTTGTGGATGTGCAGCGTTTCGCCGGGGCTGGATGTTGCGCATTGCTTGAGGGGGGATGGGGCGGCTGAGGGCCTCATCGCCGGCAAGCCGGCTTCTATAGTGGGCTGGCGGGGTTGGGTTGGCCAGTGGGCTTGGCGGGCATCGGGGGTCAGGCTGGCCAGCTTGGCCAGGCGCGCTTTTTGTAATGCTTGGCGGGCCGGTTTGATCGGGTCGCGCAGGCAGAAGGTGTTGTAGCGGGCGGAGGCGTCTGGGTAGCGTTTGCGCAAAATGGCGTTGTTGTGCGCCACGCGCAGGGCCTTTTCGGCGCCGAACGAGATGCCGCCCTGGTGCGCCACGAACACATTGGGCGCGCCCATGTGCCGCCAGCCGTGCTCGCGGGCGCGCAGGCACCAGTCGGTTTCTTCGCCATAGCCACGCGCAAGGTGGACTTCGTCCAGATAGCCCACCTGGTCCAATGCCTCGCGCTTAATGTACAGGCAAAAGCCACAACCGGTTTCTATTTCCATTGGCGGGCTGTCGGTTTGGCGGGCCAGGTCATCCAGTTCGGCTTGCGCTTTGGGGCAGGGCATGGCGTGGCTCACCCGGCTCTGCGGGAAGCTCATCAACTCGCCATTGTTGGTGAACGGGGTGACCGAGGCGATGCTGGCATCGCTGTAGGCCACCTGGCGCAGGCGGTCGAGCCAGGCGCCATGCACGCGGGTATCGGCGTTCAGCCACACCACGTCCTTGTTCGGGCTCAGGGCCATGGCGCGGTTCATGCTGCGGATGAACCCAAGGTTCACGGCATTGTGCACCAGGGTGATCTTACCTTTGGCGGCCAGCACTTTGAGTGCCTTGGCCAGGGCGGGCACGGGGGTCTGGTCTTCGATCACCACCAGCCGGTGCGCGGTGCGGTTGAGCTTGCGCGCCTCCAGTGCGCTGTTGATGCATTCCAGGGTTTCGTTGAGGCCGTCATACACGGGGATCAGCACGTCGACTGGCTGCTGTTCGCCGCCGCCGTTCACGCTGGCGGGCGGTACGAATGCCGGCATCGCGAAGACGGGGCTGCCGAGCAGTGCAGTGCCGTTGGCGAAGCGCAGGTGTACGGCCGCAGTCGGGTTCGGCACGCTCACCCGCAAGCCGCCATGGGTGGCAGGCAGCCCGGCGGCGCTCAGCAATGGGTGCTGGGCAGTGGCCTGGGTGTCGAACTGCTTGCCGTTGGCTTCGATTTTCAGTGCTGCCGGTGCCTGCAGGTTGGCCAGGTCTACGGCCCAACCTTGTATCTCCCGCTGCTCGGGCAGGTAGCGCACCACGCCGACCGTGCCGGGCGCGTCAGGTTGCGCGGCCAGCAGCTTAAGCACTTGTGCCAGTTCCTGGCCGGTGTGAATGTCAGGCAGGTGGGCAAGCACCATGCGGCGCAGTTCGGCGGGAGTTTCCGATTGGCTGCGTGCTTGCCACAGCGTCATGCGCAGGGCGAGGTCGTTGGGCTGGGTTTTCCAGGCCGTGGTCAGGTAGCGCGTGGCGAGTTGGAAGTGCTTTTGCGCCAGCAGGCTGCGGCCGATCAGGGCGTGGATGTCCGCCCGGTCGGGTAGTGCCTTGGCGGCATTGGCAAAGAATAAAAAGGCCAGCTCAGGCGTTTGCGGCAATGCCGCGATGCCTTTCCACACCAATGCTTCCGGCCGGTACTCGGCGGTTTGCATGGCACGCTCGAGTGCAGCAGCCGCTAGGCCCTGCTCGTTGGCTTGGCGATGGCGGTGGAACATGTCCATGAGCGTTTCTCGCCCATGGTCGAGGTGTCTGGACATAAGCTTGGCTTGGCTACAAAAAATAAAAAGAGGGGCGACCCGAAAGTCGCCCCCTTTTGCATGCACCCCGCCTTGCGGCGGAGTGAATGCCTGGCTACAGCAGGGCTAGTTACACCTGGCCGTGCAGTACAACGACGTTGTCGATGTTTGCAACAGCTTCGTTGGAACCAACGATGCCGATGGCCACGTCGGCGTGCGAAGCGCCTTGGGCGATCTGGGCAGACCAGTAGTCCTTCTCGCCTTCTTCCGAAGCACGGTCCAGAGCGGACTGGTACAGCGACTCGATGAAGTCGTTGTTGGCTTTAACGCCAGCTTCGTCCGAGGTGACGATGTCTTTGGCAACATCGGCACGGCTTGCGCCGTTGAACAGCGAGGATACCCAGAAGTCCAGGTCTTGTTGCTCAGCTTCGCGGCCCAGTACGTTGGTGTACAGGTCACGGATGAAGTCGCCGTTCGAAGCGTCCAGGGTCTGAGCTTCGCTGGAAACAGCGATAGCAGCAGCCACGTCAGCCAGCGAACCACCGTTGGCCAGCATGTCGGTCCAGGTGCTTGCACCCGAATCGTCAGCAGCACGGCCCAGCAGCGCCTGATACAGCTCGTTCACGTCGGTAGCGTTGTTGGCGCCGGCGTATTCGTTCGAGTTCAGGAACTCGTTGGCGATGTCGGTCAGCGAAGTGCCGTTGTTGACTTGGCCAACGAAGGACTTGGCGCCTTCCAGGTCTGCGTCACGGTCCAGTACGCCTTGGAACAGGCGCAGTGCAGCGGCTTCAGCATCGCTGTAGGCCAGAGCAACGGTCTCGACTTCTTCGCCGTTGACGAAGGTCAGGAACTCGGCGTTCGAGATCGAGGCAGTCTGGTTGCCGGTCAGGGTAACGTTGAAGTTGGCGTTGGTGGCGAACGCGTAGTCATCACGCGAGCCGTCCAGCTGAACCACGTCGTAGCCAGCGCCGGTGTCGACGATGTCGGTGTGCTCTTCACCGCTCAGCACGACAGTGTCGTTGCCCGAGCCAGTTTTGACGTTGTTGTTGCCAGCGCCAGCGATAACGGTGTTGTTGCCGTTGCCGGTCACGATGGTGTCGTTACCGTCGCCGCCGTCGATGAAGGTGTTCTGGTCGCCATTGACGGTGATTACGTCGTTGCCGTTGCCAGTGGTGACAACCAGGCCGATTTCGGCGTTGGCGTCAGCGGCTACAGCTACGTCGGCTGCCAGGGCAGCGAAAGCGGCTGGAGCAACGTTGCCCGACTGGCCTTGCAGGGTGACGTTCAGGCTGGCATCGCTTTCCAGGATGTAAGCGCGAGCGCCGGCAGCTTCAGCTGCGGACAGGTCCAGAGTGAGCAGGTCGGCGGCAACACCAGCGATTTCGCCGGTAACAACGTCTACGGCGCCGCCAGCTGGCAGCTCCAGGTTCACGCCGTCGAAGCTTGCAACGTTAACGGTTGTGCCTTCGGCTTCCAGGCCCAGCAGGGAGCTGATCGCGTCAACAGTGCTGTCGGACAGGGTGGTAGCGGCCAGGAAGGTCTGGAACTCGGTGGACGAGACGGGGCTATCGTATTGCATGGTGTATTCCTGTTACTTCAAGCCAATTGGCTTGTTGCACTGAGGTTCTGCGGTTGCGCAGAGTTTTCCCACGGAGACTTAGAGCGGGCAGCGTTCATCTTCGTAACGGGAGTAACGGCGATATGCAGCGCCACCAACGGCTCGTTGCCGGTGGGGCCATGCATCATCTGATTGGCGAGCAGGCGTTGTGGCTCGGCATTGCCGAACACGATATGGCCTGTCAATTCGTAGTGTTTGCGTTGTGGCC from Pseudomonas putida includes the following:
- a CDS encoding glycosyltransferase family 2 protein, whose protein sequence is MDMFHRHRQANEQGLAAAALERAMQTAEYRPEALVWKGIAALPQTPELAFLFFANAAKALPDRADIHALIGRSLLAQKHFQLATRYLTTAWKTQPNDLALRMTLWQARSQSETPAELRRMVLAHLPDIHTGQELAQVLKLLAAQPDAPGTVGVVRYLPEQREIQGWAVDLANLQAPAALKIEANGKQFDTQATAQHPLLSAAGLPATHGGLRVSVPNPTAAVHLRFANGTALLGSPVFAMPAFVPPASVNGGGEQQPVDVLIPVYDGLNETLECINSALEARKLNRTAHRLVVIEDQTPVPALAKALKVLAAKGKITLVHNAVNLGFIRSMNRAMALSPNKDVVWLNADTRVHGAWLDRLRQVAYSDASIASVTPFTNNGELMSFPQSRVSHAMPCPKAQAELDDLARQTDSPPMEIETGCGFCLYIKREALDQVGYLDEVHLARGYGEETDWCLRAREHGWRHMGAPNVFVAHQGGISFGAEKALRVAHNNAILRKRYPDASARYNTFCLRDPIKPARQALQKARLAKLASLTPDARQAHWPTQPRQPTIEAGLPAMRPSAAPSPLKQCATSSPGETLHIHNGSHSDAAFNLAWRHEHHRTWATLQAPLQPLPLTLDFELPGEYPQLVEALRLLPLNGIAYQQLARCPVTLCELPALLGMPYSIICRDSRLLSQDEAFDWQHFAHNATSVQLPWQTLHRDYARALPKANLVLPGPTEHPPVSADTPRVLLIGDSLSNPAIAQRWLALARQIISDQLPLVLLAKDDSPWLKALQATGAVYRLPGLHGFSLAERAVAAGCGGVLSLDDAPGADWQAALLADELAAPLFASPSPLAAEAGASPTTSLPFSLSQA
- a CDS encoding DUF4214 domain-containing protein, encoding MQYDSPVSSTEFQTFLAATTLSDSTVDAISSLLGLEAEGTTVNVASFDGVNLELPAGGAVDVVTGEIAGVAADLLTLDLSAAEAAGARAYILESDASLNVTLQGQSGNVAPAAFAALAADVAVAADANAEIGLVVTTGNGNDVITVNGDQNTFIDGGDGNDTIVTGNGNNTVIAGAGNNNVKTGSGNDTVVLSGEEHTDIVDTGAGYDVVQLDGSRDDYAFATNANFNVTLTGNQTASISNAEFLTFVNGEEVETVALAYSDAEAAALRLFQGVLDRDADLEGAKSFVGQVNNGTSLTDIANEFLNSNEYAGANNATDVNELYQALLGRAADDSGASTWTDMLANGGSLADVAAAIAVSSEAQTLDASNGDFIRDLYTNVLGREAEQQDLDFWVSSLFNGASRADVAKDIVTSDEAGVKANNDFIESLYQSALDRASEEGEKDYWSAQIAQGASHADVAIGIVGSNEAVANIDNVVVLHGQV